The candidate division KSB1 bacterium genome has a segment encoding these proteins:
- a CDS encoding HDOD domain-containing protein produces the protein MSKNINSDQIKNVIQHIFDLPTLPTTIARMIEVIDHPSSSAQTLDRIISGDQALAAQILKLANSAYYGFPRKINTITLAIVVLGFETVKNFGLSVSVIDRFSCYNNTAPFDIYLFWEHSICTALASRLLARECGYQPAGEAFATGLLHDLGKYVISLHFRNEFEIVIKQMIEEDIPMFEAEEQQLSGINHAHAGAWLAEKWNLSDSIVEGIYFHHKPQLALKHQRLVWIIHFANYLTKKIGAGFSGDLSTNCFQEEAILALNLVLDGNGNIDEDYYFKKISQEIEKEQALFDLVRNRPGDKQLSNYQDNQWSEYATNHA, from the coding sequence TTGAGCAAAAACATTAATTCAGACCAAATCAAAAATGTAATTCAGCATATTTTTGATTTACCGACATTACCCACAACGATAGCTAGAATGATTGAGGTTATTGACCATCCATCATCTTCAGCCCAAACACTGGATAGAATTATTTCAGGAGACCAGGCTCTCGCAGCCCAGATTTTAAAACTTGCAAACTCCGCTTATTATGGATTTCCAAGAAAAATAAATACAATTACTTTGGCGATAGTCGTTCTTGGTTTTGAAACGGTTAAAAATTTCGGATTGAGTGTATCAGTCATAGATCGATTTTCCTGCTATAATAATACGGCTCCATTTGATATTTATCTTTTTTGGGAACATTCCATTTGTACTGCTCTCGCCAGTCGTTTACTTGCCAGGGAGTGTGGTTACCAGCCTGCCGGAGAAGCTTTTGCAACAGGTCTCCTTCATGATTTGGGCAAATATGTCATTAGCTTGCATTTTAGAAATGAATTTGAAATTGTTATCAAACAAATGATAGAAGAAGATATTCCGATGTTTGAAGCGGAAGAACAGCAATTATCGGGAATCAACCATGCACATGCAGGCGCATGGCTTGCAGAAAAATGGAACCTATCGGATTCAATTGTGGAAGGTATCTATTTCCACCATAAACCGCAATTAGCGCTGAAACATCAAAGGCTCGTTTGGATTATCCATTTTGCAAATTACCTGACCAAAAAAATTGGTGCAGGTTTTTCGGGAGATCTTTCAACAAATTGCTTCCAGGAGGAGGCCATTCTTGCACTAAATTTAGTTTTGGATGGGAATGGCAATATTGATGAAGACTACTATTTTAAGAAAATTAGTCAGGAAATCGAAAAAGAACAAGCTTTGTTTGATTTGGTCCGAAATCGCCCGGGAGATAAGCAATTAAGCAATTACCAAGATAATCAATGGAGTGAATATGCCACTAACCATGCATGA
- a CDS encoding HAMP domain-containing histidine kinase yields MPLTMHEIDKSINTNVDFIKSFQMLNSVNNWVIFLDRYRETIQKVLPCKSITLFEYDERKKLHFVADVFPQKFHGFVNHQLEEGIISWAQLHNEVFISETEFCYDEFHPSKSIFMPLHQNKQPRGVIEILPENSIHLENGSVLSHLKILCTLISDKIEILKLSSKLAEKESMLERITNQFEMTNKMVSLGELAGSVAHEINNPMTTILGRLQLLIESNSLPDQVQNKMKVIETQANRVSKLIHALLSFARGNNESIDEEININQVINSSLDLTCHNLKINKIEISTNLVDDLPVIYGNPIQLQQVFINLINNAQHAMQAKGKLTIGTRLFDAGVCITIKDNGSGIDPKDHEKIFELLYSTKKTSGGTGLGLSICKQIVQKYNGTISVDSQLGQGTKFEIYIPFKSNQKKRKLRR; encoded by the coding sequence ATGCCACTAACCATGCATGAAATTGATAAATCCATTAATACAAATGTTGATTTCATTAAATCTTTCCAAATGTTAAATAGCGTAAATAATTGGGTGATTTTTTTGGATCGTTATCGTGAAACAATTCAAAAAGTACTTCCTTGCAAAAGTATTACGTTATTTGAATATGATGAAAGAAAAAAATTGCATTTTGTCGCTGATGTATTTCCACAGAAATTTCATGGATTTGTAAATCACCAGTTGGAAGAGGGTATTATTTCCTGGGCTCAACTTCACAATGAAGTATTTATTTCAGAAACAGAGTTTTGTTATGATGAATTTCATCCATCCAAATCCATATTTATGCCTTTGCACCAGAACAAACAACCAAGAGGTGTGATTGAAATTTTACCGGAGAATTCCATTCATCTCGAAAATGGATCAGTCCTCAGCCATCTTAAAATATTATGTACTCTCATATCAGATAAAATAGAAATTCTCAAATTAAGCTCAAAATTAGCTGAAAAGGAGAGCATGCTTGAAAGAATTACCAACCAGTTTGAGATGACGAATAAAATGGTTTCGTTGGGTGAATTAGCCGGAAGTGTTGCACATGAAATCAATAATCCAATGACCACGATTCTGGGACGGCTGCAATTATTGATCGAGTCTAATTCATTACCCGATCAGGTACAAAATAAGATGAAAGTAATTGAAACCCAGGCTAATCGAGTATCAAAACTCATTCATGCACTCTTATCTTTTGCACGAGGAAATAATGAAAGTATCGACGAAGAAATAAACATCAACCAGGTAATTAATAGTTCCTTGGATTTAACGTGCCATAATTTGAAGATTAATAAAATTGAAATAAGTACAAATTTAGTGGATGACTTGCCAGTAATATATGGTAACCCGATTCAATTACAGCAGGTTTTTATTAATCTAATTAACAATGCCCAGCACGCAATGCAGGCCAAGGGAAAATTAACAATCGGGACTCGCCTTTTTGATGCAGGTGTTTGTATTACTATAAAAGATAATGGTTCCGGCATTGATCCCAAAGATCACGAAAAAATTTTTGAATTGCTTTACTCCACAAAAAAAACATCTGGTGGTACCGGATTAGGCTTATCAATATGCAAACAAATCGTACAGAAATATAACGGAACAATTTCAGTGGATAGCCAATTAGGCCAGGGAACAAAATTTGAAATTTATATTCCATTCAAAAGTAACCAAAAGAAACGGAAGTTGAGGAGATAG